In one window of Legionella fallonii LLAP-10 DNA:
- a CDS encoding murein L,D-transpeptidase catalytic domain family protein, with protein MSHFLLLFLAVTYSGFSLPPLEPMQEKLIAQGNILINEIPSVTMPLSDIKEMLHQEAPDLREPVINKVLTTLKCAMEYDIDRNNILTIIDYSLPSNEKRLWVFDLKAKKLLFNTYVSHGIKSGTLLTNYFSNKFNSKASSIGVYKTEKAYYGREGLSLRLDGLDASFNDNASNRSVVMHGGWYVDEQFIKRYGRPGRSWGCPALPLNLYQSIINTIKDSSLLVAYYPSDVWFEKSKFLNCDRSKTAAKPAILRSETPVSNSDEHREEVLFATSGGIKHADDNPIVVMSADDYERIFHTKAPLDRMLRRQINHAEYIALSNNEFHNLAVHSSGNNKEALNAINFVVPVLIMVRGYYETQMKIVDMGKIKDIRFNADSSKNQPVTSYSVSFDTKPTVNLRATNRFIRWLGL; from the coding sequence ATGAGCCATTTTCTGCTATTGTTTTTAGCAGTAACCTATTCTGGTTTCTCTCTTCCTCCTTTAGAGCCTATGCAGGAAAAATTAATTGCTCAAGGAAATATACTCATTAATGAGATACCTTCAGTCACTATGCCGCTTAGTGATATCAAAGAAATGCTGCATCAGGAGGCACCGGATTTAAGGGAGCCCGTGATTAATAAAGTGCTTACTACTTTAAAATGTGCCATGGAATATGATATTGATCGTAATAATATTTTAACCATCATTGATTATTCTCTGCCCTCCAATGAGAAACGTCTGTGGGTTTTTGATCTGAAGGCGAAGAAATTATTGTTTAATACCTATGTATCACATGGTATTAAGTCTGGAACATTACTAACTAATTATTTTTCGAATAAATTCAATAGCAAAGCCAGTAGTATTGGCGTGTATAAAACTGAGAAAGCTTATTATGGTCGTGAAGGACTGTCTTTACGTCTCGATGGTTTAGACGCAAGTTTCAATGATAATGCATCTAATCGTTCGGTGGTCATGCATGGTGGTTGGTATGTTGATGAACAATTCATCAAGCGTTATGGACGACCAGGTCGTAGTTGGGGATGCCCCGCACTACCTTTAAATCTTTACCAATCCATTATTAATACAATTAAAGATAGTTCTTTATTAGTGGCTTATTATCCAAGTGATGTTTGGTTTGAGAAATCAAAATTTTTGAATTGCGATAGAAGTAAAACTGCAGCAAAACCCGCGATTTTGCGCTCTGAAACCCCAGTATCTAATAGTGATGAACATAGAGAAGAAGTCCTTTTTGCTACCAGTGGCGGGATAAAACATGCGGATGATAATCCTATAGTAGTTATGTCAGCAGATGATTATGAGCGAATCTTTCATACTAAAGCCCCTTTAGATCGTATGTTAAGGCGGCAAATCAACCATGCAGAATACATTGCTTTAAGTAATAACGAATTTCACAATTTAGCAGTTCATAGTAGCGGAAATAATAAAGAGGCTTTAAATGCTATTAATTTTGTTGTGCCCGTTCTCATTATGGTAAGAGGATATTATGAAACCCAAATGAAAATTGTAGATATGGGAAAAATTAAAGATATTCGATTTAACGCTGACTCATCCAAAAATCAACCTGTAACCAGCTATTCGGTAAGTTTTGACACAAAACCCACCGTTAATTTGAGGGCTACTAATCGGTTTATCCGCTGGTTAGGGTTATAG
- a CDS encoding zinc-binding alcohol dehydrogenase family protein, whose protein sequence is MKAIGYYQSLPIDQEQALVDLDLSSPKTTGHDILVAVNSIAVNPVDTKVRRRTQPEGGIPQILGWDAAGTVIEVGPEASLFKPGDEVWYAGDITRPGCNSEFHLVDERIVAKKPESLRFQEAAALPLTSLTAWELLFDRLELSPKSKGTLLITGAAGGVGSILVQLARQLTNLTVIGTAARPESIVWILNNGAHHVIDHSKDMKVQLQELNYPEVDCVISLTHTDEHAQSLVDVLKPQGKFALIDDPQHVDMRLFKPKSISIHWEMMYTRSMFKTVDMIRQHEILTAIARLVDEGRIKTTIAEHMGLINAANLRTAHALLESGKARGKIVLSGFK, encoded by the coding sequence ATGAAAGCTATAGGTTATTATCAATCGCTCCCCATCGATCAAGAGCAAGCCTTAGTTGATTTGGATTTATCTAGTCCTAAAACTACAGGTCACGATATTCTCGTTGCAGTTAATTCTATCGCGGTCAATCCTGTGGATACTAAAGTCAGACGTAGAACTCAACCTGAAGGCGGTATACCTCAAATTTTAGGGTGGGACGCAGCAGGAACAGTTATTGAGGTTGGCCCTGAAGCCTCCTTATTTAAACCGGGTGATGAGGTTTGGTATGCTGGGGATATCACTAGACCTGGATGTAATAGTGAGTTCCATTTGGTTGATGAACGAATAGTTGCTAAAAAACCTGAGTCTCTACGTTTTCAGGAAGCAGCGGCTCTGCCTTTGACTAGTCTAACCGCTTGGGAGCTTTTATTTGACAGGTTAGAATTATCCCCTAAATCTAAAGGCACTTTATTGATTACAGGAGCTGCCGGAGGGGTTGGATCTATTTTAGTACAATTGGCACGGCAACTGACAAACTTAACAGTTATCGGTACCGCTGCGCGACCAGAATCAATTGTTTGGATACTTAACAATGGAGCGCATCATGTCATAGATCATTCTAAAGATATGAAAGTCCAATTGCAGGAACTAAATTATCCGGAAGTAGATTGTGTGATTAGCCTCACTCATACCGATGAGCATGCCCAGTCATTAGTGGATGTGCTAAAACCACAAGGTAAATTTGCTTTGATCGATGATCCGCAACATGTGGACATGAGACTATTTAAGCCCAAGAGCATCTCTATTCACTGGGAAATGATGTATACCCGATCTATGTTTAAGACAGTGGATATGATCAGACAACATGAAATATTAACTGCAATAGCCCGTTTGGTCGATGAGGGGAGAATTAAAACAACAATCGCAGAACATATGGGGTTGATTAATGCCGCTAATTTGAGGACGGCTCATGCCTTGCTTGAAAGTGGCAAAGCGCGAGGAAAGATTGTATTAAGTGGGTTTAAATAG
- a CDS encoding secondary thiamine-phosphate synthase enzyme YjbQ, translating to MISHKIIQIPAKPYGVHLITKEITNSLELNGSGILHLFIQHTSAALAINENASSDVLFDTHDFFNALVPENELYRHSEEGADDMPAHIKSILCSTSLTIPFEDNKLLLGVWQGIYLLEFRKKAGPRNIVVSQCF from the coding sequence ATGATAAGTCATAAGATCATCCAAATACCAGCTAAACCTTATGGGGTACATTTGATTACCAAGGAAATTACTAATTCATTGGAATTAAATGGATCGGGCATTCTTCATCTGTTCATTCAACATACGTCTGCGGCACTGGCCATCAATGAAAATGCATCATCAGATGTTTTATTCGATACACATGATTTTTTTAATGCCCTTGTTCCCGAAAACGAGCTTTATAGGCATAGTGAGGAAGGAGCTGATGATATGCCGGCACATATCAAATCTATATTGTGCAGTACCTCTTTAACTATTCCTTTTGAGGATAATAAATTATTGCTCGGTGTATGGCAGGGAATATACTTACTGGAATTTAGAAAAAAAGCTGGCCCTAGGAATATTGTGGTTAGTCAATGTTTTTGA
- a CDS encoding arginase family protein translates to MKGTFFDKKKSARFKEQRQVSFASEVRSFIRDIKKHDLLELKQSPKLATYVDHGNELVSSHEFEEIPEKLQKETKKILKMVTEMHLAQSQKVEIVPEECFIQIPAKEHLEKMTFMPAGGEEDQALRLTHMCAVIEDDRAQHTNLPVITTEDSELDVTWTNLFTAINMGKKKQAFELFNQIPEDDVILKALLAVHPKQYLKKLISYSIDALHTGAKTLNSDIVIKPNTFEILIKDLATTLLNPAKVYFSFGLPTHHAYSEQGSGFCIINKTAVLMKHIEMTHEAPLKFVIVGTDVNRDNGLCDILRISASDTAVCHIDIFDSRVYPHHDHDYIAQEFDTEGVNVGKKIMHWGQNNFDYYAVDLSLTQRDKVSAHPALLFALAKIKENIAHAKEQNTQIFLVLPTGWDSHQEETAPCGKLVNSKMMAQYEASISRFSNGDISYFFESILNLYNANQEHIAGIYWGLEGGYEPTMYAQQLKLMLQTIHQQPFLQVTNQPSFSPP, encoded by the coding sequence ATGAAAGGAACGTTTTTTGATAAAAAAAAATCAGCTCGTTTTAAGGAACAAAGACAAGTCTCATTTGCCAGTGAAGTTCGCTCTTTCATCAGAGACATAAAAAAGCATGATTTATTGGAGTTAAAACAAAGTCCTAAGTTGGCAACCTATGTTGATCATGGCAATGAATTGGTTAGTTCACATGAATTTGAAGAAATACCTGAAAAACTACAAAAAGAAACAAAAAAAATACTCAAGATGGTTACAGAAATGCATTTAGCCCAATCTCAAAAAGTAGAAATAGTGCCAGAAGAATGTTTCATTCAGATCCCTGCAAAAGAACATTTAGAAAAAATGACCTTCATGCCAGCCGGTGGAGAAGAAGATCAAGCGTTGCGATTAACCCACATGTGTGCAGTGATAGAAGATGATCGTGCGCAACATACTAATCTTCCAGTAATAACAACAGAAGATAGTGAGCTGGATGTTACATGGACAAACCTATTTACTGCCATTAATATGGGTAAAAAGAAACAAGCATTTGAATTATTTAATCAAATTCCAGAAGATGATGTTATCCTTAAAGCACTGCTTGCCGTTCATCCTAAACAATATTTAAAAAAATTAATTTCCTATTCTATTGATGCACTACATACTGGGGCAAAAACATTAAACTCCGATATAGTGATCAAGCCCAATACTTTTGAAATTCTAATAAAAGACCTTGCAACCACTTTATTAAATCCGGCAAAAGTGTATTTTTCTTTTGGTTTGCCTACACACCATGCATATAGTGAACAAGGATCTGGATTTTGTATTATTAATAAAACGGCTGTACTCATGAAGCATATAGAAATGACGCATGAAGCCCCTCTCAAATTCGTCATCGTGGGAACTGATGTGAATAGAGATAATGGCTTATGCGATATTTTGCGTATATCTGCCTCTGACACCGCAGTATGTCATATCGATATTTTTGACTCGCGAGTCTATCCACACCACGATCACGATTACATAGCTCAGGAATTCGATACCGAAGGAGTCAATGTTGGTAAAAAAATAATGCACTGGGGTCAGAATAATTTTGACTATTATGCAGTAGACTTAAGTCTAACCCAACGAGATAAAGTTTCAGCACATCCCGCACTTCTCTTTGCCTTAGCAAAAATTAAAGAGAATATTGCTCATGCAAAAGAACAAAACACGCAAATCTTTCTTGTATTGCCTACAGGCTGGGATTCTCACCAAGAAGAAACGGCCCCATGTGGTAAATTAGTAAATAGTAAAATGATGGCACAATATGAGGCTAGTATTTCTCGTTTTAGCAATGGAGATATCAGCTATTTTTTTGAGTCCATTTTAAATTTATATAATGCCAACCAAGAACATATTGCAGGAATTTATTGGGGGCTAGAAGGAGGATACGAGCCTACAATGTATGCGCAACAACTCAAACTGATGTTACAAACGATTCATCAACAACCCTTTTTGCAAGTAACGAATCAACCGTCATTCAGTCCTCCATAA
- a CDS encoding DUF4864 domain-containing protein: protein MNETIFCTHCGNKLEPEARFCPSCGTKTKAETIHSKTIHGSPKPVPISRKKSGTTALLLCIFMGMLGAHRFYVGKYWTGLLMLCTGGLMGVWVVIDLTSIARNKFSDKNENELELIHNITPVKETLIVMGSVMLWVALFFAAIALFVNYSSSGLVTIVNNQLTALQKGQMEQAYSYTTQSYQKNNSINAFKNFVYSYPVLFNNTGANFPTRRMVGNNGYVSGILTGKDGAKIPISYQLIKENGQWKIINIQVSITPIISNSPPQ, encoded by the coding sequence ATGAACGAGACAATTTTTTGTACACATTGTGGCAATAAACTTGAACCTGAGGCTCGATTTTGCCCCAGTTGTGGTACGAAAACAAAAGCAGAGACCATTCACTCAAAAACCATTCATGGCTCTCCAAAGCCAGTCCCCATCAGTCGTAAAAAATCGGGAACAACAGCGCTGCTTCTTTGTATTTTTATGGGAATGTTGGGAGCCCATCGTTTTTATGTAGGCAAATATTGGACTGGACTGCTCATGTTATGTACCGGTGGATTAATGGGCGTATGGGTAGTTATCGATCTTACATCTATTGCTAGAAACAAATTTTCAGATAAAAATGAAAATGAATTGGAGTTGATCCATAACATAACCCCGGTGAAAGAAACCCTCATCGTCATGGGTTCTGTCATGCTCTGGGTTGCTCTATTCTTTGCTGCCATTGCATTGTTTGTAAACTATTCAAGCTCAGGCTTAGTAACTATAGTTAATAATCAATTAACTGCTTTACAAAAAGGTCAAATGGAACAAGCTTATTCTTATACTACCCAAAGCTATCAGAAAAATAACTCTATTAATGCGTTCAAAAACTTTGTTTATTCCTATCCTGTTTTGTTCAATAACACCGGAGCTAATTTTCCTACGCGACGAATGGTAGGTAATAATGGGTATGTGAGCGGTATCTTAACTGGAAAAGATGGGGCAAAAATACCTATATCCTATCAATTAATTAAAGAAAATGGGCAATGGAAAATAATAAATATTCAGGTATCAATAACCCCTATTATTTCTAATAGTCCTCCTCAGTAA
- a CDS encoding DUF4949 domain-containing protein — translation MMLKSKLATLAGALILAGSAFANSQITCPDINDIKSVGLSNAEPIGADMYLTYQISKYNTPNTYGFFLAPIEGNSSENALETANEILNIMNAPGVPTQYHGTMMCLYETGHSNIMAAAIEDDSVMSPTKLKQYWLQAHKAR, via the coding sequence ATGATGTTAAAATCCAAATTAGCCACTTTAGCTGGTGCTTTAATTCTTGCTGGTTCTGCTTTTGCTAATTCACAAATCACATGTCCTGATATTAATGATATTAAATCCGTAGGCCTAAGTAATGCTGAGCCAATAGGCGCTGACATGTATCTTACTTACCAGATCAGCAAGTACAATACTCCTAATACCTATGGTTTTTTTCTTGCTCCTATAGAAGGTAATTCGTCTGAAAATGCTTTAGAAACAGCCAATGAAATTTTGAATATTATGAATGCTCCAGGTGTCCCTACCCAATATCATGGCACTATGATGTGTCTTTATGAAACTGGACATTCAAACATCATGGCCGCCGCGATTGAAGATGATTCTGTAATGTCGCCAACAAAACTAAAACAATATTGGTTACAAGCCCATAAAGCTCGCTAA
- a CDS encoding TIGR01777 family oxidoreductase has product MNILIAGASGLIGQELIHGMYHEHQFTVLGRHKDSLRQVFHNGIISVSWDELNTLDAKQFDAVINLCGVNIAAARWSPKVKDEIINSRTKTTRTLVQWILQQKAKPHIYCANAVGIYGLQELNDSTVLDEYSVIDYSHPKDFLSEVGIRWQQPLKEAEDAGLAVTTTHFGVVLKKGMGFLGKLYPSFICGLGSVIGDGRQILSWVHSEDLVSAYRFLLEHPNVVGAVNITSPNPCTQKEFAKAFAQSLHRPLLLKTPAFIIRSLFGEMGECLINRGQRVVPKRLLEAGFSFKWADIHKALEHCE; this is encoded by the coding sequence ATCACGAACATCAGTTCACTGTTCTAGGCCGACATAAAGATTCATTACGTCAAGTTTTTCATAATGGAATTATTTCAGTATCTTGGGATGAACTAAATACTTTAGATGCAAAACAGTTTGATGCGGTAATTAATTTGTGTGGTGTTAATATAGCTGCAGCTCGTTGGAGTCCTAAAGTTAAAGATGAAATTATTAATTCACGCACTAAAACCACCCGCACTTTAGTACAATGGATTCTGCAACAAAAAGCTAAACCACATATTTATTGTGCTAATGCAGTTGGTATTTACGGACTTCAGGAGCTCAACGATAGCACTGTACTAGATGAATACTCTGTAATTGATTACTCTCACCCAAAAGACTTTTTAAGTGAGGTAGGTATTCGCTGGCAACAACCTTTAAAAGAAGCCGAAGATGCTGGTCTTGCAGTAACAACCACTCATTTTGGTGTGGTATTAAAAAAAGGAATGGGGTTTTTAGGTAAACTATATCCCAGTTTTATATGTGGATTAGGAAGTGTTATTGGCGATGGTCGTCAAATATTATCTTGGGTGCATAGCGAAGATCTGGTGAGTGCATACCGATTTTTACTGGAACATCCTAATGTGGTTGGTGCAGTGAATATTACTTCTCCTAATCCATGTACTCAAAAAGAATTCGCTAAAGCCTTTGCTCAATCCCTCCACAGACCATTATTATTAAAAACCCCTGCTTTTATAATTCGTTCATTGTTTGGTGAAATGGGAGAGTGCCTTATTAATAGAGGACAAAGAGTGGTTCCTAAACGTCTTTTAGAAGCAGGTTTTTCCTTTAAATGGGCCGATATTCATAAAGCTTTAGAGCATTGTGAATGA